A segment of the Romeriopsis navalis LEGE 11480 genome:
CTTCTGAGCACCAACTGGAGATTGGCGGTCCCCCACCGAAAAACCCAGTAGAACAAGAAATAATCCCCGATCGTGATTTCACCCTGAAAGGCTCGATCGGTGACATAGACCAACAGTGCCACACCGGCGAGATTACCACTGACTTTACCCAAAAACTTGCGAATAAAATTCTTGAGCAGAATCGCTAACCGTTCACGAAATAGCTGTTGCCGCAAATCTTGAAAGCGCTGCATAAAGCCTTCGCCTAGCGCAAATAAGCGATTTTCTTTGGCGTGCCAGCCATCGGTGAGTAACCAGTTGAAATAATTCGCTTTACGCTCGGTTGAAGCCTGCTGACGACCGAGCCGATAGACCTCACGGGCATACTTCAAATGCGCTAATACTTCTGGGACTTTGGTGACCACCAACAGAACAATGAACATCCAATGGAGCGACAGCAAAACACCCGCCACAGCCAGCAGCGAAATCAGACCCCGGCAGAGATCAACGCAATCTTTCAGGACTAATGCCGTCCGAGCTGGCGCTTCTTTTTGCGTATGATGCAGTGTGTCGTAGTATTCTGGATTTTCATAATATTCTAAATCGGCGGAGATCGCCTTCCCATGGAGCCGCGCAAAGATATGATTCGTGACTAATAAAGCCTGCGATTCATCCACAAATTCTGAGGCAGAATCGCTGAGATCCATGATCACAACGACCAGCCCCAGCATCCCGAGCAACCCTAAGACGCTATTAAATGTGACATCAGTATTAGTCGCTTGGACGCCTGCGGCTGTAGCATCCACAATCAGCTTCACAATGTAAAACCACAACAGCGGCATCAAACCCTGCATAAAGAGCAATACTGTCCGCGCGACCGTCCACTGCGGACTACTCTGCCAAACGAGGCGCAGGACTCGCCCCCAACTTAACAATCGTTGAATTTTCGCAATACTGGCTCTGACGGTTTGCATCAATCACATCACGAATAAAGCAAGTTAGGACTGAAACAAACAGCTTTATCGAGGATCACAGCATTGGTTTCAGCCATAACCATATTGTCGCACTGAATGGCTGCTGTAAGAGGATGCTCACTCGTCAAAACGTTTTTTTCACAGGACTGTACCCGATACGGTCATCGCGCCACCGCCAAGCGAATCGATAACCCAATCCGTTGGCAGAATTTTCGGGTTGCGCCTAACTCAAACGAGCACAGGATAACTATCGACAATCGCGCAATCCCTACTTCACTTTACCTTTGAACCGGACAAAGCCGTAGGAAGCAGCAGGTGTAGCGGATGCCGTAGCTTTCGGCAAGTTACCGAGATTCACCACAACAGCGCCATTGGTGTTACTCCCACCACAGTTAATGCCGGGAAATAACGTCGTGGGCTCTGAGCCGATCGGGAAGAACTGGCCCACATCACTATCTTGGGTGCCGGTGAGATTCGTGACCGTACCGCCCAGATTTAGCTGAATTCCGAGCTGGGTACCAGCGGTTGCGCCAGCGCTATAGGCACTCGGTAGATAGGTGACATTTTCCGGCACACGATCGCAGAACAATACATTATTCGCATCATTGTCACCGGTGGAGAGGAAGTAAATCGTATACTCCAATTCGTCATCTGGCTTTACATTTCCACCATCCACTCCACCCAGTAAAAAGGTTGCAGGAGTTGGCCATTTATTTGTATCCGGGAGGTTTGTCGGTGGATAGAGGTCTTCTAGCAGATTGTCATCATAGGGATTGGCTGACTCATTAATATAAGTTGAAAGGCTATCACCATCCTCCGTTGTTGTTCCACCATTTCGTTCAGTAATCCGCTTCACCAACAGTAAATTCGGTTTACCCGGGCAAATATTTTGTAACAGCGCCAACGTCTTAGCGGACAAGGCCGCATAGTCGGCAACTTTGACATAATCGGCTGTCGCACCATTCGTTCCGGTAAATTCCGCAGTCGCAAGCCCATCCGTAATGGGCTTAAAATCGTCAACTGTCAACGCTGGGTCAGAGTCAATCCACACACCATACATATGCGTACCAGACTGCTTGAATAAATCCGCATCAGCACTCGGCACATCGCCAGTTGTCAATTTCCCATCCGAGAAAAAGAACAACACGTCAGTGCTATCAGTGGGTGGAAGCCCAATCAACGAGGCTTGCTTTAGCGCTGCCTTCCAATGCGTCCCGGTTCCCGTGACGCCATAGTTGTTATCAAGTGCTGTTTGGAAAGCGGCTAAGTTATTGCCATTAACGTCGGTATAGTCAATCACGGTACGCGCCGCCGTATCAAACCCGACGATCGCCACACGAGAAGCAATACCATTGCGGGCGAGGTGGCGCAGCATCTCCATCACTGCATCCCGCTGCTGCTGCAGTTCAGTGGCATCAACCGATTCCGAATCATCCAGCACAAACATGAAATTACGACTGGTTTGACAGTAGTTAGCGGTGAGATCGGGGTTAATCAAATGCAAACCAAAGTCTTGATCCGTGATTGAGGTTGTTCCAATATTAAACGCCGGTCTGATGGCAGGGGTGGTAGCGCGCCAAGTTACGGGCAAATTGAGCGCTGGTGCTGGCTGGCCAATTGTGCCTGCAGTTGTACTTAAGTGAAGGGTCAGATTATTTTGGTTCGACGTTACATCAGCCAACGCATAGGTGCCATCCGCATTGACCGGCGTCGTGGCAATCACATTACCCGTGCTATCGACTAAATTGACGTGCAGCCCATCCGCATCAGTGCCACCTTCACTCCCAGTATTGATATTCGTAAATGTATTGTTAGCTGAACCATCCGCATCATTCCATACCCGCCCGGTGATCCCCGGCTCATCCGTCATGGCAACAATTACCGGGGAGGTCGCTTCCGAGAAATCACCATAAACATAGGTATCAATATAAACTTGATTCCCAAATCCTCCCGAAGAGAAATCACCCCACGTATGCTTCGCTTGAGGCGTTGAGGATAATGCCCCATTCGGCAGCGTTGTTGTACCGCCTATATTACCGAGGAATGTTGAGTCATCCCAGAAGACTAAAGTATCAGTCTGAATACCTGGGCCAAGCATTTCAAAAATGGTCAAACCATTATTAGAACCACCACCACTCGTTTCGGCATCGCCAGCAATGAAATGATATTCACCAGCCCGCATTTGAACTTTCGCATTATAGGTGCCAACAGGCAGAACCGTTCCATCATTTTGCTTGCCATCCCACGGCACCGAGACAGTCCCTGGGCCATTCGTAATACCATTCAGGAATACATCGCCAGAAGCGGCACCCTGAGCATCCACAGGCGAGTAAATTCCATCTTGGTTAACATCAATCTGAATCGAATAGTTACCGATAATATCGGTTGTAAACGTAAAGGTACCGGAATCCTGGACGCCGATCGTGCCACCAGGCGTAATCGAATTATCAATGCCCTGATTATCCGTAAAAGTAAAGTTCAAAACACTCGGTGGCTGCGTGGGCCGCGACCCAACTTGCGCCGGGTAGGATATATAAATTGGATATTCTGGCGTGAAATTATTGTCATTAAAAGGCACACTAAAGCCCGATCGGGGCGGATTCACACCATAGGAATTAGCGACCAGATCGTAAACACAACCCGCAAAGTTATTCAGATCTAACTTCCAGACGTAGTTCTCTCCAGGACGACCACCTGGCACTTTGACAAAGAAATCGCTGCTGGTAGAATCGGATAAGGCATAACAGCCACCACCACCATCACCCAAAAAGGCATAGGCATAACTATATAGGCGACCTGCTCGATCCGTGGGATCAACCGGTGTAATTAAATCGGGCGTTACGGTGACATCCACACGTTCGAAGCGCGTACTCGCAGTAGTAAACAAACGAATTTCATAGGTGCCGACGGTCGCTGCCGTGAACTTAACTGGATTCGGCATTACCCCAGTCATCGGATCAGTACAACTCACATTGGAGCCTGACAGATTTTGAGTAAAAACCTGCCCTCCAGTTGTCGGAATAAAAGCTGGGTCAATTGCGTTCGGTGTGGTTTGATAGATTTCAATACTTAGAGCATCAGTATCGGATGCACCACACAAAGAAATATTAATCACCTCACCAGGCGTTGTAATATCGACATACAGTGACCGACTAGCGGATGAAATTCTAGTTTGAGCCAGGTTAATACCCGCCGAAACGTCACCGTATTCATACATCTTCTGAGTCAGTCCCCATTGAGCACTACCTTCAGCAAAAGCAGGGGAGCTCCACAGTACGCCCATTAAGCCAATCGATGTTGCCAGTAATGAGCGCTGCCAATGCTTAATTGCTAGCGTTGAAGTTTTAGATTGCGTTACTGATCGAAATAAGCCTTTCATAATGTGTATGTTCAACAAAGATTGGGGACGGAATACAGTAGACATAATTTTCAACGGTTGATGAAATAGGATTTCAATCAGATCAGTCAACTTCAGACTTGCATCACGCAACAGTCCTAAAACAAATCATCAAGGCATCGTAGGGTACACATAGAACAGGTCGGGTTATCCCAAAGCGATCGACAACTCATCCATCTCACGATGGTTCCGGTTGTGAGGTATCATCCGCGGCATTGTTCGCAGCACCACTGGATGATGGTTGAGTCTGCGACATCGACGGCTTGACCGCAGCCGCAGCCGGGGTGATCTTGACGCGCGATGCAGCTACCGCTTTCGCTCGCTCTTCGGCAGTCTTCGACTCGGGTTCTGGAACCTTCTGCAAGCCAAACCCATCAAACAGTTCGTTGAGCTTCACTGTCAGGCCAACAAACAATCCTCCGGAAGATCGATCGTCGCCAAAATCACGGTCTTTGACTCGACCAAAGCCATACCCCACAGAAGCTCTCAGATTCGGGGTGAGGTAATAACCGACATCAGCAGAAAACGCCATTTCACTCGAATCTAAATTGGCCTGATTCCACCAGCGCGCTTCCCCTGTTAAATCCCAGGACTGATTAAAACGGTAAGTCGCACGCGCTTGCGCCAGCGTGACCAAACTTGTCCCCACGAGATCTTGCGCGAGATAAGTCGTACTACTGCGCAAGGCAAACTTGCCATAAAACTCCCATTGCCAACTCGGTGCATAAATCGCCTCTAACCCAAAAAGATGATCACGGCTCCCAGTCCCCGTCCCAAACAGAATCGTATCGGGAATCGTTGAGCCATTCTTGCGATACTCATACCGGAGCAAGGCATTAAATCGATCATCATCCGGACTGCGATAAGCCAAACCCAATTTGAGATTGACTGTATCACCCAAACTGTTAATCGCTTGGTTCGCCGCATTCGATTTCTGATACCGCATCAGCGAAGTGATCGCCGGACTTAACCGACCCGTTGCACCAGCCGTTAATACGGTATTGTTTCCCGAAGTGCTGGCCCGCCCCTCATAGCGAACACTCGCCTGAAAATCCTGGTTCTCACTATATTCCAAGCCCACATTGTAGTTATCACCACTCACCAGTCCTAAGCCCGCACTACTCGATCCAAAGGCAAAGGGCTGGGTGAAGGGGCGCCCCGTCGCCGCTTTACTACTCAACGTACTGAAGACCCGTTCATAGCCCAAGTCCATGCGCAAACCCGGTGAGATTTGCAGCTTTTGGTTTAAGCCGATCGCGCCCTGCATCGTCATATCATTCGCGCCAGTAAAGACCGAATAGCGACCTTTAAGTGTCGTATCCGGGCCGAGCTTTCGATCGCCAAAGATATTGAAACTGGTAATCGATTTACCCGCAAATTGCCCACGATGGAAGAACTGTTGTGCTAGTTGCAGATTCAGCCCCGGCATCGCTTCCCAGTTCAGGCCAAACAACGACCGATCACCAAATACTGCATCCGTCGAACTCGATAGCGTTGTCTCATTTTGGGCTAATAACGTCAACCGTTTCGCCAACGGTAGCGTCAAACGCGATCGAAGTTGATCGGAATTACTATTTAGGTCCCCAAGACGATCGGTGCGATCGCGGTGCAGCCAATCCACATTGACATCAGCACTGCCCAACTTCTGCTGGATTCCCAGCGAAATCGTGGTCAGGGCATTATCAACAGCCGTACCAGGACGAGACAGGGTTGAAGCCGTAAATAAGTCCTCAAATAAGGCAACCGGATTCGGCGCAATGCCTTTATTGGTTTCACGATCGTATTGAGCTCGGAGATTCGTTGTCGGACCAATCGCAGCGGTTGCCAGGGCACCATAGCGGGTCTGTCCCGGAATAAAGCTCGTCGTGGCATTATTCGCAAACCCCGCTGCCGCTGATCGCAAATATACGCGACCCTGCACACCGTTGGCCACCTGCCCCTGCAAATCCACCCGGTAGGCCGAGCCAGAAACATTCACGCCACTGAAGTCATTATTCGATCGGGCGTATTCAGCAATCAAACTGCCGTTCTCCCCGAGTGAGATATAGGCATCGGCACCAAGAATATCAAAGCCCCGTTCACCTTGATTTTCCCTAAGGTAAGTCCCCCCAATCCAGCTCTCTTGATTCGGCGTCCGCGAAAGGAAATAGCGCAACCGCCCGGCAATCAAGTCAGAATCAACCCCCGGATTATCGTATTGATAACTCGCCACAATTCGCCGCACTAACGTCTCACCCGCTTGTCCAACGTCCGTGCGCAAGACGGGCTCGCGGAAAACGATCGTGCCACGATCATAATCAATTTCATAGTCTGGACCACGGTTCAACCGCTGTCGATCAATCACGGTACCGGGGCGATTGAGCTCTTCCATTTCAAGATAAATTTCTTCACTCCCGGCAACCAACCGGCGACGGGAAAAGAAGTAAGTCCCACTCGTTCCATCCGGCGGAATCAGATCGCGCTGATAACCTTGGATGTTATTGCCATACATCCCCGACAGTTGCAAATTGCCAATGTTATAGTTCGCCTTCAAGCCATGCAACTGGCGCGTTGTAGCGGTA
Coding sequences within it:
- a CDS encoding ABC transporter ATP-binding protein, whose product is MQTVRASIAKIQRLLSWGRVLRLVWQSSPQWTVARTVLLFMQGLMPLLWFYIVKLIVDATAAGVQATNTDVTFNSVLGLLGMLGLVVVIMDLSDSASEFVDESQALLVTNHIFARLHGKAISADLEYYENPEYYDTLHHTQKEAPARTALVLKDCVDLCRGLISLLAVAGVLLSLHWMFIVLLVVTKVPEVLAHLKYAREVYRLGRQQASTERKANYFNWLLTDGWHAKENRLFALGEGFMQRFQDLRQQLFRERLAILLKNFIRKFLGKVSGNLAGVALLVYVTDRAFQGEITIGDYFLFYWVFRWGTANLQLVLRSLVGLYENNLFLSSLYEFLALPSRVKAPLEPRAIARSLQTGIEFEQVSFQYPTGTRQCLEEITLSIRPGELVALVGENGVGKTTLIKLLCRLYDPTAGRITWNGINLREFDPTELRQAISVVFQDYAHYDLTVRENIAFGKLAFADDTDRVVQAAKSSGAHAFIQNLPQQYETVLGKRFDEGEELSIGQWQKIAIARAFFRDAQVIVLDEPTSALDAKAEAEVFEQFRRLADDRAAVMISHRLSSVKKADRIYVFDQGRIVEQGRHDELIQQQGIYARMFEMQAQHYR
- a CDS encoding VWA domain-containing protein, giving the protein MKGLFRSVTQSKTSTLAIKHWQRSLLATSIGLMGVLWSSPAFAEGSAQWGLTQKMYEYGDVSAGINLAQTRISSASRSLYVDITTPGEVINISLCGASDTDALSIEIYQTTPNAIDPAFIPTTGGQVFTQNLSGSNVSCTDPMTGVMPNPVKFTAATVGTYEIRLFTTASTRFERVDVTVTPDLITPVDPTDRAGRLYSYAYAFLGDGGGGCYALSDSTSSDFFVKVPGGRPGENYVWKLDLNNFAGCVYDLVANSYGVNPPRSGFSVPFNDNNFTPEYPIYISYPAQVGSRPTQPPSVLNFTFTDNQGIDNSITPGGTIGVQDSGTFTFTTDIIGNYSIQIDVNQDGIYSPVDAQGAASGDVFLNGITNGPGTVSVPWDGKQNDGTVLPVGTYNAKVQMRAGEYHFIAGDAETSGGGSNNGLTIFEMLGPGIQTDTLVFWDDSTFLGNIGGTTTLPNGALSSTPQAKHTWGDFSSGGFGNQVYIDTYVYGDFSEATSPVIVAMTDEPGITGRVWNDADGSANNTFTNINTGSEGGTDADGLHVNLVDSTGNVIATTPVNADGTYALADVTSNQNNLTLHLSTTAGTIGQPAPALNLPVTWRATTPAIRPAFNIGTTSITDQDFGLHLINPDLTANYCQTSRNFMFVLDDSESVDATELQQQRDAVMEMLRHLARNGIASRVAIVGFDTAARTVIDYTDVNGNNLAAFQTALDNNYGVTGTGTHWKAALKQASLIGLPPTDSTDVLFFFSDGKLTTGDVPSADADLFKQSGTHMYGVWIDSDPALTVDDFKPITDGLATAEFTGTNGATADYVKVADYAALSAKTLALLQNICPGKPNLLLVKRITERNGGTTTEDGDSLSTYINESANPYDDNLLEDLYPPTNLPDTNKWPTPATFLLGGVDGGNVKPDDELEYTIYFLSTGDNDANNVLFCDRVPENVTYLPSAYSAGATAGTQLGIQLNLGGTVTNLTGTQDSDVGQFFPIGSEPTTLFPGINCGGSNTNGAVVVNLGNLPKATASATPAASYGFVRFKGKVK
- a CDS encoding TonB-dependent receptor; its protein translation is MKYNTFHWQASLVCLTLNLIAQSAGATALTDKAAGAKKLLPASTAKVDLQSVSITDGPVGKPVSDLLAASRSITASGTVPAPAAKLHVVPDAVTAEELAKIRASLDVLAQDSWKITPPQSLINKVPVVDTPALKDTAAVPDQLDVAATPATMPVPDDLTAAQAAPTQSSTAVTSKLKIISPTADELFDVPAVTVVIQFSQDAAVDLLINGVAADPSLVGRTETDPQTGLMTQSWYGVSLTEGENTIVLRSQSNPQDTTTVIAQVRGAVQKLTIDTREAQVPADGKSMATVRGKLLDAQGNIASREALVTLTATAGDFVGEDAEPAQPGFQVQAINGEFTAQLQAGLAAQTVRIKAFSTNLEAYTQVEFETDLRPSIATGVLDLRFGRRGTDFYRSVREFLPLDEDNRYRLDVNASIFATGKVGQWLFTGAFNNARNLNQDCKGESSLFRQYQACDHNYPIYGDSSNSTVLAPSKDSVYLKLERTSPVANAGSDFFMWGDFNTEEFVTKSQEFTATTRQLHGLKANYNIGNLQLSGMYGNNIQGYQRDLIPPDGTSGTYFFSRRRLVAGSEEIYLEMEELNRPGTVIDRQRLNRGPDYEIDYDRGTIVFREPVLRTDVGQAGETLVRRIVASYQYDNPGVDSDLIAGRLRYFLSRTPNQESWIGGTYLRENQGERGFDILGADAYISLGENGSLIAEYARSNNDFSGVNVSGSAYRVDLQGQVANGVQGRVYLRSAAAGFANNATTSFIPGQTRYGALATAAIGPTTNLRAQYDRETNKGIAPNPVALFEDLFTASTLSRPGTAVDNALTTISLGIQQKLGSADVNVDWLHRDRTDRLGDLNSNSDQLRSRLTLPLAKRLTLLAQNETTLSSSTDAVFGDRSLFGLNWEAMPGLNLQLAQQFFHRGQFAGKSITSFNIFGDRKLGPDTTLKGRYSVFTGANDMTMQGAIGLNQKLQISPGLRMDLGYERVFSTLSSKAATGRPFTQPFAFGSSSAGLGLVSGDNYNVGLEYSENQDFQASVRYEGRASTSGNNTVLTAGATGRLSPAITSLMRYQKSNAANQAINSLGDTVNLKLGLAYRSPDDDRFNALLRYEYRKNGSTIPDTILFGTGTGSRDHLFGLEAIYAPSWQWEFYGKFALRSSTTYLAQDLVGTSLVTLAQARATYRFNQSWDLTGEARWWNQANLDSSEMAFSADVGYYLTPNLRASVGYGFGRVKDRDFGDDRSSGGLFVGLTVKLNELFDGFGLQKVPEPESKTAEERAKAVAASRVKITPAAAAVKPSMSQTQPSSSGAANNAADDTSQPEPS